The Streptococcus sp. VT 162 genome has a window encoding:
- a CDS encoding dihydrofolate synthase, with amino-acid sequence MNEIQNNQWIAHYRTDQPHFGLERMVELLALRGNPHLKLKVIHIGGTNGKGSTIAFLKKMLEKLGLRVGVFSSPYLIHYTDQISINGESIPEARLEALMADYQSLLEGESADNLQGTTEFEIITALAYDYFASEQVDVAIMEVGMGGLLDSTNVCQPILTGITTIGLDHVALLGDTLEAIAEQKAGIIKQGIPLVTGHIVPEALTVIDSIAEDKNASRLAYGKDYQVRHQESVVTGEIFDYTSSLRQGLFQTGLLGLHQIENAGMAIALLDTFCQEDGRELASNDLIAQALKETRWPGRLEVVSSDPLMILDGAHNPHAIKALLATLQERFADYHKEILFTCIKTKALEDMLDLLETVPDSQLTLTHFDDSRATDESVLKETAKSRNLNYQIWQDFLEQKLTDKNEEKQTVRIVTGSLYFLSQVRAYLMERKNENGYTKD; translated from the coding sequence ATGAACGAAATTCAAAACAATCAGTGGATTGCCCACTACCGGACGGACCAACCGCATTTTGGTTTGGAACGAATGGTGGAACTCCTAGCTCTGCGAGGCAATCCCCATCTCAAACTTAAGGTCATCCATATCGGCGGGACCAATGGTAAGGGGTCTACCATTGCTTTTTTGAAAAAGATGCTGGAAAAGCTAGGTCTAAGAGTTGGTGTGTTCAGCTCGCCCTATCTCATTCATTATACGGATCAGATTAGCATCAATGGGGAATCTATTCCCGAGGCTAGGCTAGAAGCCCTCATGGCAGACTATCAGTCTTTGCTTGAAGGGGAATCTGCTGACAATTTGCAGGGAACAACCGAGTTTGAGATTATCACAGCTCTAGCTTATGATTACTTTGCCTCAGAGCAAGTAGATGTGGCCATCATGGAAGTGGGCATGGGTGGTCTTTTGGATAGTACCAATGTCTGCCAGCCGATTTTAACAGGAATTACGACCATTGGACTGGATCATGTAGCCCTACTTGGTGACACCTTGGAAGCTATAGCAGAGCAGAAGGCTGGTATTATCAAACAAGGTATTCCCTTGGTGACAGGTCATATTGTTCCTGAAGCCTTGACTGTGATAGACTCTATTGCAGAAGATAAAAATGCATCGAGACTTGCCTATGGGAAAGATTATCAGGTTCGTCACCAAGAAAGTGTGGTAACGGGTGAAATATTTGATTATACCAGTTCTCTCAGACAAGGTCTCTTTCAGACTGGTTTGCTTGGTTTGCACCAGATAGAAAATGCGGGGATGGCCATAGCTTTACTTGATACTTTTTGTCAAGAAGATGGGCGGGAGTTGGCAAGTAATGACTTAATTGCTCAAGCTTTGAAAGAGACCAGATGGCCAGGGCGTTTGGAGGTCGTGTCTAGCGACCCCTTGATGATTTTGGATGGGGCCCACAATCCCCATGCTATCAAGGCTTTATTAGCAACCTTGCAAGAACGCTTTGCGGATTATCATAAGGAAATCCTCTTTACTTGTATCAAGACCAAGGCCTTGGAGGATATGCTGGATTTGCTAGAGACGGTGCCAGATAGCCAATTGACTTTAACCCATTTTGACGATAGTCGGGCGACGGATGAAAGCGTGCTGAAAGAGACAGCCAAGTCTAGAAATCTCAATTACCAAATTTGGCAGGATTTTCTAGAGCAGAAATTGACAGATAAAAATGAAGAGAAACAAACAGTTAGGATTGTCACAGGTTCCTTGTATTTCTTGAGCCAAGTGAGAGCCTATCTGATGGAGAGGAAGAACGAGAATGGATACACAAAAGATTGA
- a CDS encoding GTP cyclohydrolase, giving the protein MDTQKIETAVKMIIEAVGEDANREGLQETPARVARMYQEIFSGLGQTAEEHLSKSFEIIDDNMVVEKDIFFHTMCEHHFLPFYGRAHIAYIPDGRVAGLSKLARTVEIYSKKPQIQERLNIEVADALMDYLGAKGAFVVIEAEHMCMSMRGVRKPGTATLTTVARGVFETDKDLRDQAYRLMGL; this is encoded by the coding sequence ATGGATACACAAAAGATTGAAACGGCTGTAAAAATGATTATTGAGGCTGTTGGTGAGGACGCTAACCGCGAGGGCTTGCAGGAAACACCTGCTCGTGTAGCTCGTATGTACCAAGAGATTTTTTCAGGTCTTGGCCAAACTGCTGAGGAACACCTGTCAAAATCCTTTGAGATTATCGACGATAATATGGTTGTAGAAAAGGATATCTTTTTCCACACTATGTGTGAGCACCACTTTTTGCCCTTTTATGGGAGAGCGCACATTGCCTACATTCCAGATGGTCGGGTGGCAGGCTTGTCCAAGCTTGCCCGTACGGTTGAAATTTATTCTAAAAAACCACAGATTCAAGAACGGTTAAATATTGAAGTGGCCGATGCCTTGATGGATTATCTGGGGGCTAAAGGAGCCTTTGTTGTCATTGAGGCCGAGCATATGTGTATGAGCATGCGTGGTGTCAGAAAACCAGGTACTGCGACTTTGACGACAGTAGCGCGAGGTGTATTTGAAACAGATAAAGACCTCCGAGACCAGGCTTATCGTTTAATGGGACTATAA
- a CDS encoding 2-amino-4-hydroxy-6-hydroxymethyldihydropteridine pyrophosphokinase, with translation MDQLQIKDLEIFAYHGLFPSEKELGQKFVISASLSYDMTKAATDLDLTASIHYGELCQQWTTWFQETAEDLIETVAYKLVERTFETYPLVQEIELELKKPWAPVHLPLDTCSVTIHRRKQRAFIALGSNMGDKQANLEKAIDNLRARGIHILKESSVLTTEPWGGVEQDSFANQVIEVETWLPASVLLETLLAIESEMGRVREVHWGPRLIDLDLLFVEDQIIYTDELILPHPYIAERLFVLEPLVEIAPHFIHPILKQPIRYLVDQLEQGNA, from the coding sequence ATGGATCAACTGCAGATTAAAGATTTGGAAATTTTTGCCTATCATGGTCTTTTTCCAAGTGAGAAAGAATTGGGGCAGAAGTTTGTTATTTCCGCAAGCTTATCCTATGATATGACCAAGGCGGCGACAGACTTGGATTTAACAGCATCTATCCATTACGGAGAACTGTGTCAGCAGTGGACGACTTGGTTTCAGGAAACCGCTGAGGACTTGATTGAAACGGTAGCCTACAAACTAGTTGAACGTACCTTTGAGACCTATCCTCTTGTCCAAGAGATTGAGTTGGAACTAAAAAAACCGTGGGCTCCAGTGCATTTACCATTGGATACCTGCTCGGTGACCATTCACCGTCGTAAGCAACGGGCCTTTATCGCCCTAGGAAGTAACATGGGAGATAAGCAAGCAAACTTGGAAAAAGCCATTGACAACCTGCGAGCTCGTGGCATCCATATTCTCAAAGAGTCCAGTGTTTTGACGACGGAGCCTTGGGGTGGTGTGGAGCAGGATAGCTTTGCCAATCAGGTGATTGAAGTAGAAACCTGGTTACCAGCATCAGTCTTGTTAGAAACATTATTAGCTATTGAGTCAGAAATGGGACGGGTTCGAGAGGTGCATTGGGGGCCTCGTTTGATTGATTTGGACCTACTCTTTGTGGAGGACCAGATCATTTACACAGACGAGCTCATCTTGCCTCATCCTTATATAGCAGAACGCCTCTTTGTTCTTGAGCCGTTAGTGGAAATAGCTCCCCATTTTATCCATCCGATCCTAAAGCAACCAATTCGTTATTTGGTTGACCAGTTGGAGCAAGGAAATGCCTAA
- a CDS encoding membrane protein — MPKLSETYSKWKSIGEGLLAIVLGLLLIRFGQVIPRMGYQLLMGYFSLSAVWHLLTRWFQDKKRRENIFVTLGKLVVAALVFDSIILQDLALYLLVFIIASYQLFTGIISLVTWSLYRKNAIHPRLHHLFDAVWMIGFGLYSISPFHDAANFELLLLGFYLLMLGASSLRDGFFFERIENNPKLKRRMRMTLPIFVTALIPISTLRKLNEWLANHESQEGEVHSERKNDQTVDLEIFIHTSETSFFLAMGHVDICYQGKVISYGSYDPHSERLFGMVGDGVLFKANREKYIELCKRESQKTLFAYGLSLTDQQKTAIQARLAEIEDLLIPWEPSSQLMKRREGEVKHTYSYQLKEEADATLYKFSSSEFKTYFVLSTNCVLLADSIVGKAGTDILSPQGFIVPGTYQDYLDLEYTKPNGLVVSRSIY; from the coding sequence ATGCCTAAGCTTTCCGAGACCTATAGTAAGTGGAAGAGTATCGGGGAGGGACTACTTGCTATTGTTTTAGGGCTTCTCTTGATCCGATTTGGACAAGTTATTCCGCGAATGGGGTACCAGTTGCTGATGGGCTACTTTTCCTTATCAGCAGTTTGGCACTTGTTGACTCGCTGGTTTCAGGATAAAAAACGTCGGGAAAATATTTTTGTAACCTTGGGCAAGCTGGTGGTTGCGGCTCTGGTGTTTGACTCTATCATTTTGCAAGACCTTGCCCTCTATCTCTTGGTCTTTATCATTGCGAGCTACCAGCTGTTTACGGGCATCATTAGTCTTGTGACCTGGTCTCTCTATCGAAAAAATGCTATTCATCCTCGGCTCCATCATCTCTTCGATGCTGTATGGATGATAGGATTCGGTCTTTATAGCATCTCTCCTTTTCACGATGCAGCGAATTTTGAATTGCTCTTGCTTGGGTTTTACTTGCTCATGCTAGGAGCCAGTAGCCTCCGGGATGGTTTCTTTTTTGAAAGGATAGAAAACAATCCCAAGCTGAAACGACGAATGCGAATGACCTTGCCGATCTTTGTGACAGCTCTTATTCCTATTAGTACCTTGCGAAAACTAAATGAGTGGCTGGCAAATCATGAAAGTCAAGAAGGGGAAGTTCATTCAGAAAGAAAAAATGACCAGACGGTTGATCTGGAAATTTTTATCCATACCTCAGAAACATCTTTCTTCCTCGCCATGGGACATGTGGATATTTGTTATCAAGGGAAGGTTATTTCCTATGGTTCCTATGATCCCCACTCGGAGCGTCTATTCGGCATGGTTGGAGACGGCGTTTTGTTTAAGGCCAATCGGGAAAAATACATCGAGCTCTGTAAGAGGGAAAGTCAGAAGACCTTGTTTGCTTATGGTCTGAGTTTGACGGACCAACAGAAAACAGCTATCCAAGCTCGCCTAGCAGAGATAGAAGATCTGTTAATTCCTTGGGAACCAAGTTCGCAGTTGATGAAAAGAAGAGAGGGAGAGGTCAAGCATACCTACTCCTACCAACTGAAAGAGGAAGCAGATGCGACCCTCTATAAATTCAGCTCATCCGAGTTTAAGACCTACTTTGTTCTCAGTACCAATTGTGTTCTGCTAGCAGACTCTATCGTGGGAAAAGCTGGAACTGATATATTGAGTCCCCAAGGTTTCATTGTGCCAGGGACTTATCAGGATTACCTTGATTTAGAGTATACAAAACCCAATGGTCTAGTTGTTAGTCGATCCATTTATTAG
- a CDS encoding GTP cyclohydrolase codes for MAFTNTQRRSASFGVVTSLPDDVIDSLWYIIDHFLKNVFELEEELEFQLLNNKGTITFHFSSQHLPTSIDFDFNHPFDPLYPPRVLVLDLDGRETILLPEENDLF; via the coding sequence ATGGCTTTTACAAATACACAGAGACGTTCCGCTAGTTTTGGTGTCGTGACCAGCCTGCCTGACGATGTCATTGACTCTTTATGGTATATTATCGATCATTTCCTGAAAAATGTCTTTGAACTAGAAGAAGAACTTGAGTTTCAACTGCTCAACAATAAGGGGACCATCACCTTCCATTTTTCTAGTCAGCACCTTCCGACTAGCATCGATTTTGATTTCAATCATCCTTTCGATCCGCTTTACCCGCCTAGGGTCCTTGTTTTAGACCTAGACGGCAGAGAAACCATCCTCCTTCCAGAAGAAAATGACCTATTTTAA
- a CDS encoding catabolite control protein A — protein MNTDDTVTIYDVAREAGVSMATVSRVVNGNKNVKENTRKKVLEVIERLDYRPNAVARGLASKKTTTVGVVIPNITNGYFSTLAKGIDDIAEMYKYNIVLANSDEDDEKEVSVVNTLFSKQVDGIIFMGYHLTEKIRSEFSRSRTPVVLAGTVDVEHQLPSVNIDYKQATIDAVSYLLKENEKIAFVSGPLVDDINGKVRLIGYKEALKKAGHSYSEGLVFESKYSYDDGYALAERLISSQATAAVVTGDELAAGVLNGLADHGVSVPEEFEIITTDDSQIARFTRPNLTTVAQPLYDLGAISMRMLTKIMHKEELEEREVLLPHGLTERRSTRKRK, from the coding sequence ATGAACACAGATGATACAGTAACGATTTATGACGTTGCTCGTGAAGCAGGAGTTTCAATGGCAACAGTTAGCCGTGTCGTTAATGGCAACAAGAATGTTAAAGAGAACACTCGAAAAAAAGTCCTCGAAGTGATTGAACGCTTGGACTATCGTCCAAATGCGGTCGCTCGTGGTTTGGCTAGTAAGAAAACAACGACAGTCGGAGTTGTGATTCCTAACATTACCAATGGTTATTTCTCAACGCTTGCTAAGGGGATTGACGACATTGCTGAAATGTACAAGTATAACATTGTCCTTGCAAATAGTGATGAGGATGATGAAAAGGAAGTTTCAGTGGTTAACACTCTCTTTTCAAAACAAGTCGATGGGATTATCTTTATGGGCTATCACTTGACTGAAAAGATTCGTTCAGAGTTTTCTCGTTCACGGACACCGGTTGTTCTTGCTGGTACTGTGGATGTCGAACACCAACTTCCAAGTGTCAATATCGACTACAAACAAGCAACGATTGATGCTGTGAGTTACCTTCTCAAAGAAAATGAGAAAATTGCTTTTGTGAGTGGACCACTCGTCGATGATATCAATGGCAAGGTTCGTTTGATCGGTTACAAGGAAGCCTTGAAAAAAGCAGGACATTCTTATAGCGAGGGATTGGTCTTTGAATCAAAATACAGCTATGACGATGGTTATGCCTTGGCAGAACGCTTGATTTCATCACAAGCTACAGCCGCAGTTGTAACAGGTGATGAATTGGCAGCAGGTGTGTTGAATGGTTTGGCTGACCATGGCGTATCTGTGCCGGAAGAGTTTGAAATCATTACGACAGATGACTCTCAGATTGCACGATTCACTCGTCCAAACTTGACGACAGTTGCCCAACCTCTTTATGATCTAGGTGCTATCAGCATGCGTATGTTGACTAAGATTATGCATAAGGAAGAGTTGGAAGAACGTGAAGTTCTCTTGCCTCATGGTTTGACAGAGCGCCGCTCTACACGAAAACGTAAATAG
- a CDS encoding asparaginase — MPKKILVLHTGGTISMQADATGAVVTSQDNPMNHVSNPLEGIEVHALDFFNLPSPHIKPKHMLALYHKIKEEADNYDGVVITHGTDTLEETAYFLDTMKIPPIPIVLTGAMRSSNELGSDGVYNYLSALRVASDDKAADKGVLVVMNDEIHAAKYVTKTHTTNVSTFQTPTHGPLGLIMKQEILYFKTAEPRVRFDLEHIQGLVPIISAYAGMTDELIDMLDLEQLDGLVIQAFGAGNVPKETAQKLENLLQKGIPVALVSRCFNGIAEPVYAYQGGGVQLQRVGVFFVKELNAQKARLKLLIALNARLKGQALKDYMEG, encoded by the coding sequence ATGCCTAAGAAAATCCTTGTTTTACATACAGGTGGGACTATTTCCATGCAAGCAGACGCCACTGGTGCCGTTGTAACTAGCCAGGACAATCCCATGAACCATGTTTCCAATCCGCTTGAAGGGATTGAGGTTCATGCCCTAGACTTTTTTAATCTGCCAAGCCCTCATATCAAACCCAAGCATATGCTTGCACTCTATCATAAGATTAAAGAGGAAGCTGATAACTATGATGGAGTTGTCATCACACATGGTACAGATACCTTAGAAGAAACAGCCTACTTCCTTGATACCATGAAAATTCCGCCCATCCCCATCGTTCTAACAGGGGCCATGCGTAGTTCAAACGAACTTGGTAGCGACGGTGTATATAACTATCTGAGCGCTTTGCGAGTTGCCAGCGATGACAAAGCAGCCGACAAGGGTGTACTGGTCGTCATGAACGACGAGATCCACGCAGCCAAGTATGTTACCAAAACTCATACGACCAACGTCAGCACCTTTCAAACCCCAACACATGGACCACTTGGTCTTATCATGAAGCAAGAAATCCTCTACTTCAAAACAGCTGAACCTCGTGTCCGGTTTGATCTTGAGCATATTCAAGGTCTGGTTCCCATCATCTCAGCCTATGCCGGTATGACAGACGAGCTGATTGATATGTTAGACTTGGAACAGCTGGATGGCTTAGTTATTCAGGCCTTCGGAGCAGGCAATGTTCCCAAAGAAACAGCTCAAAAGTTGGAAAATCTCCTCCAAAAAGGAATTCCAGTCGCCTTGGTCTCACGATGCTTTAATGGCATTGCTGAACCTGTCTACGCCTACCAAGGTGGAGGAGTGCAGTTGCAACGAGTTGGTGTTTTCTTTGTCAAAGAACTCAACGCTCAAAAAGCGCGCCTCAAATTATTAATTGCCCTCAATGCTAGACTAAAAGGACAGGCTTTGAAAGACTATATGGAAGGCTAA